One genomic region from Zerene cesonia ecotype Mississippi unplaced genomic scaffold, Zerene_cesonia_1.1 Zces_u009, whole genome shotgun sequence encodes:
- the LOC119839196 gene encoding myogenesis-regulating glycosidase-like yields NNTISAAVVWLLGLSVALGIPRAPAARTFITEDHDEGGKILIATPSDSSPDFLGHIGRQISFEDDEISFDVTGTYYEDIQGYKLTVSWDGPSDRVFEDCYSFGSAQWYGGPEQKEQYWPIQKSNLNKYSTISKEDDNSAVSERYWLNSDGVYIYVHPEAPLFVDYHNVMDNHICFIAEVAAPYSSRRTHNVLKYDIWFFENAKVAHQHAVSNYLGQPSGIPDYRMIQYPIWSTWARYSREIDRESLWAFANEIKDSGFPNAQFEIDDLWEVCYGSLTVNETKLPNFKQLIQDIKGLGFRVAIWVHPFINKDCEPWYSEALEKGYLVLNEEGSPDTTWWNNNGSIPGYIDFTNPEASKWYTTRVQELIDTYDIDTLKFDAGESSWSPQIPVQNGDIDLHPGHIVQSYVRAVAEFGPMIEVRSGMRTQDLPVFVRMVDKDTYWGFNNGLQTMIPTLLAMNLNGYTLVLPDMIGGNGYNDKPSKELFVRWLQVNVFMPTLQYSFVPWDHDDEAVEICRKYTEVHAQFADEIAAAMDESVRSGAPVNAPIWWLDPTDATALAVWDEFLLGTRILSAPVVEEGAVSRDIYLPRGQWKDGNTGQEYTGPITLYDYPAPLDILPYFILQD; encoded by the exons AATAATACGATCTCGGCGGCAGTTGTATGGTTACTAG GCCTTTCGGTGGCGCTGGGTATACCCCGGGCACCCGCCGCTCGCACCTTCATCACGGAGGATCATGACGAGGGTGGAAAGATACTGATCGCTACTCCTTCGGATA GTAGTCCGGACTTTTTGGGTCACATTGGGCGCCAGATTTCCTTTGAGGATGATGAGATTTCCTTCGATGTAACTGGTACTTACTATGAAGATATCCAAGGCTACAAGCTAACCGTTTCGTGGGACGGTCCCAGTGATAGAGTATTTGAAGACTGTTATAGCTTTG GCTCCGCTCAATGGTACGGAGGACCGGAACAAAAGGAGCAATACTGGCCAATTCAAAAGTCCAACCTGAATAAATACTCAACAATTTCAAAGGAAGACGACAATTCGGCTGTGTCAGAGAGATACTGGCTCAATTCGGACGGTGTTTACATTTACGTTCACCCAGAAGCACCACTGTTTGTTGACTACCACAATGTTATGGATAATCACATCTGTTTTATAGCTGAAGTAGCAGCGCCTTATTCGTCAAGGCGTACCCATAATGTCCTCAAATACGACATTTGGTTCTTCGAAAATGCGAAGGTGGCCCATCAACACGCTGTGAGCAATTACTTGGGACAACCTTCCGGTATCCCAGACTATAGGATGATTCAGTACCCCATCTGGTCTACATGGGCGAGGTATTCCAGGGAAATTGATCGAGAAAGCCTCTGGGCTTTCGCTAATGAAATCAAGGATAGCGGCTTCCCCAATGCCCAGTTCGAAATTGACGATTTGTGGGAAGTTTGCTACGGTTCTCTTACAGTGAACGAAACTAAATTGCCAAACTTTAAACAGCTTATTCAAGATATCAAGGGATTAGGTTTCAGAGTTGCTATTTGGGTGCATCCGTTTATCAACAAGGATTGCGAACCTTGGTACTCCGAAGCTCTAGAAAAGGG ctACCTCGTTCTAAACGAAGAAGGCAGTCCAGATACAACCTGGTGGAACAACAACGGCTCCATCCCTGGATACATCGATTTCACCAACCCAGAAGCTTCAAAGTGGTACACCACGAGAGTTCAGGAGTTGATTGATACTTATGATATTGATACTTTGAAATTCGACGCTGGTGAATCGAGCTGGTCTCCTCAG atTCCGGTCCAAAACGGAGATATCGACTTGCATCCCGGACACATTGTCCAGTCATATGTGAGGGCTGTCGCCGAATTCGGACCTATGATTGAAGTCAGATCGGGAATGAG AACACAAGATCTGCCAGTGTTTGTGCGGATGGTCGACAAGGACACATACTGGGGCTTTAACAATGGTCTCCAGACCATGATACCCACTCTCTTGGCTATGAACCTCAATGGGTATACCCTGGTGTTACCAGATATGATCGGTGGCAATGGGTACAATGACAAACCGAGCAAGGAATTGTTTGTGAGGTGGCTGCAAGTGAATGTGTTCATGCCTACACTGCAGTACTCTTTCGTGCCTTGGGACCATGATGATGag GCGGTGGAGATCTGCCGCAAGTACACGGAGGTGCACGCGCAGTTCGCGGACGAGATCGCGGCGGCCATGGACGAGTCCGTGCGGAGCGGCGCGCCCGTCAACGCGCCCATCTGGTGGCTCGACCCGACCGATGCCACCGCGCTCGCTGTTTGGGATG AATTCCTCCTGGGCACACGTATTCTCTCGGCCCCCGTCGTAGAAGAAGGTGCAGTGTCCCGTGACATCTACTTACCTCGAGGGCAGTGGAAGGATGGCAACACCGGACAGGAGTACACTGGGCCAATAACTCTGTACGACTATCCAGCACCTTTGGACATTCtgccatattttatattgcaagattag
- the LOC119839180 gene encoding tubulin-specific chaperone A has product MADPRIRQIKIKTGVVKRIAKEKVVYEKEAEQQKNRIQKLKDEGQDEHNIRKQEEVLQESLMMVPDCQRRLMKAYTDLKSTLETEQDLKENEDYQTAEQVLKDAEGQLPEST; this is encoded by the exons ATGGCAGATCCCCGCATCaggcaaataaaaattaagactGGCGTTGTAAAACGCATTGCAAAAGAAAAAGTCGTTTACGAAAAGGAAGCAGAGCAGCAGAAGAATAggatacaaaaattaaaagacgAGGGTCAAGACGAACATAATATCCGAAAGCAGGAGGAAGTTCTGCAAGAGTCCCTTATGATGGTCCCTGACTGTCAGAGACG ACTAATGAAAGCATATACAGACCTTAAATCAACACTGGAAACAGAACAGGACCTAAAAGAAAACGAAGACTACCAAACAGCAGAGCAAGTGCTGAAAGACGCTGAAGGCCAGCTGCCCGAATCAACCTAA
- the LOC119839179 gene encoding regulator of nonsense transcripts 2-like, with protein MAYYRNFYNIYHGSNSTFQNEYPNALPTPPPPPITPFSLTPNLSDQEFIKKFERHIKSSSHIKPKNTNMGQLKEKLSTLMLQLKEIQDKHKKLSANVDYYSEDEWKSIMNAISNKKCVINELISQFNSPYMELARKYLAKRTAKRLRLKRLQEERKRDKMDRKREKEERSRKIDEDLQKIKDDILKAKQEEEAQLEADMVLKDVIRKKSDGKKCLAKMDALIKLRQARQNTARGRGQNISDNETDAFQKNIEKLKTIWTQRLELYDKEETSLRSQLTKANSEPVEETIQIETVLGTWRQVLFGGGNPQVDFNGDIDKFVSVRSHWDQYIDSEGTPLPIGWVVNI; from the exons aTGGCTTATTATcgaaacttttataatatttatcatggAAGCAATTCTACATTCCAAAATGAATATCCAAACGCATTACCCACTCCTCCACCCCCTCCTATCACGCCTTTTTCTTTAACGCCTAATTTATCTGATCaagaattcataaaaaaatttgaacgTCACATAAAATCATCTTCTCACATCAAgccaaaaaatacaaatatgggGCAACTAAAAGAAAAGCTTTCAACTTTAATGTTGCAATTGAAAGAAATACAAGATAAACACAAGAAGTTATCAGCAAATGTTGATTATTACTCAGAAGACGAATGGAAGTCTATAATGAACgcgatttcaaataaaaagtgtgttatcaatgaattaatttcacaatttaataGTCCATATATGGAATTAGCTAGGAAATATCTCGCCAAGAGGACAGCTAAAAGGTTGCGTTTGAAAAGGTTGCAAGAAGAACGCAAAAGGGATAAAATGGATCGAAAGAGAGAGAAGGAGGAAAGATCTAGAAAGATTGATGAGGATCTGCAGAAGATTAAGGATGACATACTCAAGGCAAAACAG gAAGAAGAAGCTCAATTAGAAGCAGATATGGTACTCAAGGACGTAATCAGAAAGAAGAGCGATGGAAAAAAGTGTTTAGCTAAAATGGATGCCCTCATAAAGCTGCGGCAAGCTAGGCAGAACACAGCCAGGGGGAGGGGTCAGAATATTTCCGATAATGAAACTGATgcctttcaaaaaaatatcg aaaaattaaaaaccatatGGACGCAAAGACTAGAACTATATGATAAAGAAGAAACCAGTCTACGGTCTCAGCTGACCAAAGCTAACAGTGAACCAGTTGaagaaacaatacaaattgaaACTGTACTGGGCACTTGGAGGCAGGTGCTATTTGGTGGGGGGAACCCACAGGTTGATTTTAATGGAGATATTGATAAGTTTGTTTCTGTCAG gTCTCATTGGGATCAATACATTGATAGTGAAGGCACTCCACTTCCAATTGGATGGGTTGTCAACATATAA